A window of the Deltaproteobacteria bacterium genome harbors these coding sequences:
- a CDS encoding ATP-binding protein, with translation MFELDQLAKEEGKKQTKTRFLYEALQAEGGRHFIGIVGPRGAGKTVLLKQLASQVKDSFYLSLDTFKEEDLFAIAKTLQDQYGIQRLFLDEVHFFKEFDSHIKQIYDFLHLRVYFTSSVALAMIESSYDLSRRIKLFFLNPFSFREYLFFTQNILLPPLSLSDILERRWEKEHLRYPHAFESYLKGGLHPFSLEEPDILTLLSNILQRILHEDIPTVARLHLDELASIEKLITFIAKSPVEGINYSSLSNNIGITKYKAEQYVNLLEKAFVLMSLMPAGTNVLREPKVLMYLPFRLLYKEYPEAIGALREDFTVQMLKTSHQGVTYLKSNRGAKTPDFLVQKDGKKIILEVGGRGKGMSQFKGMDQFEKVRFVHDETTEGNRRPLFLLGFLESVATSPKPP, from the coding sequence TTGTTTGAACTAGATCAGCTGGCTAAGGAAGAGGGGAAAAAGCAGACTAAAACCCGCTTTTTATACGAGGCCCTTCAGGCCGAAGGGGGCCGGCATTTTATTGGAATCGTGGGGCCAAGGGGTGCTGGCAAAACCGTACTTTTAAAGCAACTCGCGAGCCAGGTAAAAGATTCATTTTATCTTTCCTTGGATACCTTTAAAGAAGAAGACCTTTTTGCAATTGCCAAAACCCTTCAAGACCAATACGGCATTCAACGGCTTTTTTTAGATGAGGTGCATTTTTTCAAAGAGTTTGATTCACACATTAAGCAAATTTACGATTTCCTTCACCTGCGGGTTTACTTTACGAGCTCTGTGGCATTGGCCATGATCGAATCGTCCTACGATCTTTCTCGGCGGATCAAACTTTTTTTCTTAAATCCTTTTTCTTTTCGCGAATATCTTTTTTTTACCCAAAATATTTTGCTTCCACCTTTGAGCTTAAGCGACATTCTTGAGCGTCGTTGGGAAAAGGAGCATCTTCGCTATCCGCATGCCTTTGAAAGTTATCTCAAAGGGGGCTTGCATCCTTTTTCTCTTGAGGAGCCCGATATTTTAACGCTTTTATCAAATATTCTTCAGAGGATCCTGCATGAAGATATCCCCACCGTTGCGCGTCTTCATCTAGACGAACTTGCCAGTATTGAAAAGTTGATCACCTTCATCGCTAAATCTCCTGTCGAGGGTATCAATTACAGTTCTCTTTCAAATAACATCGGGATTACAAAATATAAGGCAGAGCAATACGTCAATTTGTTGGAAAAGGCTTTTGTGCTGATGTCGCTCATGCCTGCTGGTACGAATGTGCTGCGTGAGCCTAAGGTTCTTATGTATCTTCCCTTTCGCCTACTTTATAAAGAATACCCTGAGGCCATAGGTGCCCTCCGAGAAGATTTTACCGTGCAAATGCTCAAAACCTCTCATCAAGGGGTGACTTACTTGAAATCAAACCGAGGTGCCAAGACACCTGATTTTCTTGTTCAAAAGGATGGGAAGAAAATTATTTTGGAGGTTGGAGGCAGGGGAAAAGGGATGAGCCAATTCAAAGGGATGGATCAATTTGAGAAAGTTCGTTTTGTTCATGATGAAACAACCGAGGGGAATAGGCGCCCTCTTTTTCTATTAGGGTTCTTGGAATCCGTTGCCACTTCCCCAAAACCCCCTTGA
- the hemE gene encoding uroporphyrinogen decarboxylase gives MKIVSFESRLALKIEKLIEKQGGQALVAPSMKEIPLADHAEVFEFFEKIAAGEFDFLILFTGVATRTFLEILQTKISKEKILQGLAKTKIVVRGPKPTTVCNIWGIPIAYTAPQPNTWQEIINILQADNLLQNKTLGVLEYGNRNFPFIRELETMGAKVLPLKVYQWGFPDDLTPLNKAIDEMIAEKVDCVLFTSANQADNFLEIARSRHLELPLRRALAKMAIFSIGPFCSERLRELQIFADYEVSPNKMETLVEAAFKHGPAIIEKKKQRAEHAWAKVKDCFQIPQAKELLQNSHLLKACRLEKTDTIPIWLMRQAGRYMTEYQLQRKGYSFLEFCKNPQACMDATITAVERLGVDAAIIFSDILLILEPMGLKLDFKETGPLIENPIRDLAAIEKLSPPMIEESLGFVLEAIRLTRKNLHPRIPLIAFCGAPFTLASYMIEGKGSKNFIPTKMIMHSDPETWHLLMERLVAALCDYLLAQVKAGCQVLQIFDSWVGCLSPQDFEKFVLPYTQKLIAKLPKNVPVIYFGVNTQALLPYFTKLGCQVMGLDWHANLAHLPQGYEKLCIQGNLDPVLLFSKPKDFLPEVEKILKAAGHRPGFIFNLGHGILPETPVDHVLALVDYVHEWKEI, from the coding sequence ATGAAAATAGTTTCTTTCGAAAGCCGCCTGGCGCTTAAAATAGAAAAATTGATCGAAAAACAAGGGGGGCAAGCCTTAGTAGCACCTTCGATGAAAGAAATTCCTCTCGCCGATCATGCCGAGGTTTTTGAATTTTTCGAAAAAATTGCGGCAGGCGAATTTGATTTTCTTATTTTATTTACCGGAGTGGCCACGCGTACTTTTTTAGAAATTCTACAAACGAAAATTTCCAAAGAAAAAATTTTACAGGGTTTAGCTAAAACCAAGATCGTGGTACGTGGCCCCAAACCCACCACCGTTTGCAATATCTGGGGCATCCCCATTGCCTACACCGCCCCTCAACCCAACACCTGGCAAGAGATTATCAACATTCTACAAGCAGATAATCTGTTGCAAAATAAAACCCTTGGGGTGCTTGAATACGGAAACCGCAATTTCCCCTTTATCCGGGAACTCGAAACCATGGGGGCCAAAGTTTTACCGCTTAAAGTTTACCAATGGGGCTTCCCTGATGACCTGACCCCATTAAATAAAGCCATTGATGAAATGATTGCTGAAAAAGTTGATTGTGTACTTTTCACCAGTGCCAACCAAGCTGATAATTTTTTAGAAATAGCCCGTTCGCGTCATCTCGAATTGCCTTTACGTCGGGCCTTAGCAAAAATGGCTATTTTTTCGATTGGTCCTTTTTGTAGCGAACGCCTGCGTGAATTACAAATTTTTGCCGATTATGAAGTAAGCCCCAATAAAATGGAAACTCTAGTCGAGGCAGCATTTAAACATGGCCCAGCCATTATAGAAAAGAAAAAGCAACGGGCCGAGCATGCTTGGGCCAAGGTAAAAGATTGTTTTCAAATCCCCCAAGCCAAAGAACTTCTGCAAAACTCCCATCTTTTAAAGGCCTGCCGCTTAGAAAAGACCGATACCATCCCTATCTGGCTCATGCGTCAAGCCGGCCGCTACATGACCGAGTACCAATTGCAAAGAAAAGGTTATTCATTTTTAGAATTTTGCAAAAACCCGCAAGCCTGCATGGATGCAACCATTACAGCCGTTGAACGTTTGGGGGTTGATGCGGCCATTATTTTCTCGGATATTTTACTCATTTTAGAACCGATGGGGCTAAAACTAGACTTTAAAGAAACCGGCCCCCTGATCGAAAACCCCATTCGCGATCTAGCTGCAATCGAAAAATTAAGCCCACCCATGATTGAAGAATCACTAGGTTTTGTGCTTGAGGCCATTAGGCTCACTCGAAAAAATCTGCACCCTCGCATCCCTTTAATTGCCTTTTGTGGGGCCCCCTTTACCTTGGCTTCTTATATGATTGAAGGCAAGGGTTCTAAAAATTTTATCCCCACTAAAATGATTATGCATAGCGACCCAGAGACATGGCACCTTTTAATGGAAAGATTAGTGGCGGCTTTATGCGATTATCTCTTGGCCCAAGTTAAAGCTGGGTGCCAAGTCTTACAAATCTTTGATAGCTGGGTGGGTTGTCTAAGCCCGCAAGACTTTGAAAAATTTGTTTTACCTTACACCCAAAAACTCATTGCAAAATTACCCAAAAACGTTCCAGTAATTTATTTTGGAGTTAACACCCAGGCGCTCTTGCCTTATTTTACCAAACTTGGCTGCCAAGTTATGGGATTAGATTGGCATGCTAACCTAGCTCACCTCCCTCAAGGTTATGAAAAACTTTGCATTCAGGGCAATCTTGACCCTGTGCTGTTATTTTCCAAACCCAAAGATTTTTTACCCGAAGTTGAAAAAATCCTGAAGGCGGCTGGCCATAGGCCAGGTTTTATCTTCAACCTAGGCCACGGCATTTTGCCCGAAACCCCGGTGGACCACGTATTAGCGCTGGTTGATTATGTTCATGAATGGAAAGAGATTTGA